One genomic window of Salvelinus alpinus chromosome 17, SLU_Salpinus.1, whole genome shotgun sequence includes the following:
- the szrd1 gene encoding SUZ RNA-binding domain-containing, which translates to MERRLEKFRISQKEKLSSNNSTRSPLKTAIVIQDDSPHAAPPPQIRILKRPSSNGLPQGQNRPAPQVKSLAQREEAYAEARKRILGSASREEWPQEKLNADG; encoded by the exons ATGGAGAGAAGATTAGAAAAGTTTAGGATCAGCCAGAAAGAGAA ACTGTCCAGTAATAATTCTACACGGTCACCATTGAAGACGGCCATCGTGATCCAGGACGACTCCCCCCACGCAGCGCCTCCGCCCCAGATCCGCATTCTGAAGAGGCCCTCCAGTAACGGGTTGCCCCAGGGCCAGAACCGTCCCGCGCCACAGGTCAAGTCCCTGGCCCAGCGGGAGGAGGCATACGCGGAGGCCAGGAAGAGAATACTAGGCAGCGCCAGCCGTGAAGAGTGGCCTCAGGAAAAGCTGAATGCAGACGGGTAA